A region from the Buchnera aphidicola (Pemphigus populi) genome encodes:
- the mnmA gene encoding tRNA 2-thiouridine(34) synthase MnmA: MYKNFHKKVILAMSGGVDSSVSAWLLLKKKYKVEGLFMKNWEEDDTDNYCSAYQDLLDAQKVCDQLGIYLHKINFSSEYWEYVFKDFLSEYEKGRTPNPDVLCNKEIKFKLFFQFSLEILKGNFIATGHYARTKIINKRIRLLRGIDTNKDQSYFLYNLNIEKMKKILFPVGKLKKTQVRKIAKKLNIDVAEKKDSTGICFISPKKFNNFLSRYLPQKIGNIITVSGEKIGQHDGLMYYTLGQRKGLRIGGMKDFSNQAWYVVNKDISSNSLIVAQGNRNPYLMSIGMIVKKLNWTNGKILKKEMACSVKTRYRQEDIPCYLIPINDSCIKVIFNYPVSAVTPGQSAVFYLLEICIGGGIIDASIPLKKIQ, translated from the coding sequence ATGTATAAAAATTTTCATAAAAAAGTTATTTTAGCTATGTCCGGAGGTGTAGACTCTTCTGTATCAGCTTGGTTATTGCTTAAAAAAAAATATAAGGTAGAAGGATTATTTATGAAGAATTGGGAAGAAGACGATACCGATAATTATTGTTCAGCTTACCAAGATTTATTAGATGCGCAGAAAGTATGTGATCAATTAGGAATTTATTTACATAAAATTAACTTTTCTTCAGAATATTGGGAGTATGTTTTCAAAGATTTTTTATCAGAATACGAAAAAGGACGAACACCGAATCCAGATGTTTTGTGTAATAAAGAAATAAAATTTAAATTATTTTTTCAATTTTCTTTAGAGATATTAAAAGGGAACTTTATTGCTACAGGACATTATGCAAGAACTAAAATAATCAATAAAAGAATAAGATTATTGAGAGGTATTGATACTAATAAAGATCAAAGTTATTTTTTGTATAATTTAAATATAGAAAAAATGAAAAAAATTTTATTTCCAGTAGGAAAACTAAAAAAAACTCAAGTACGTAAGATTGCCAAAAAATTAAACATAGATGTTGCAGAAAAAAAAGATTCAACTGGAATATGTTTTATTTCTCCTAAAAAATTTAATAATTTTTTAAGTCGTTATCTTCCTCAGAAAATAGGAAATATTATTACTGTTTCAGGAGAAAAAATAGGTCAACATGACGGTTTAATGTATTATACATTAGGACAAAGAAAAGGTTTAAGAATAGGAGGAATGAAAGATTTTAGTAATCAAGCATGGTATGTAGTAAATAAGGATATATCCTCTAATTCATTAATTGTGGCCCAAGGTAATAGAAATCCTTATTTAATGTCTATTGGAATGATAGTAAAAAAATTAAATTGGACAAATGGTAAAATATTGAAAAAAGAAATGGCTTGTAGTGTTAAAACTAGGTATCGTCAGGAAGATATACCATGTTATTTAATACCTATTAATGATAGCTGTATTAAAGTAATTTTCAATTATCCGGTATCTGCTGTTACCCCAGGACAATCAGCTGTATTTTATTTATTAGAAATATGTATTGGAGGTGGAATTATTGATGCATCTATTCCATTAAAAAAAATACAATAA
- the smpB gene encoding SsrA-binding protein SmpB: MKKKEYLNNKVSIIVINKKAKYSYNIEEEYESGIILLGWEVKSIRSKKVNINGSYISLFANEAFLFSSTFEPLPTISTHVVYDPMRNRKLLLHKEQIYFLRGKVNREGYTLIALSLFWKKNWCKLKIGIGKGIKKLDKREREKKNQWQLDKNRILKNTKNKILF, from the coding sequence ATGAAAAAAAAAGAATATTTAAATAATAAAGTATCAATTATTGTTATCAATAAAAAAGCTAAATATAGTTATAATATTGAAGAAGAATATGAATCTGGTATAATCCTTCTAGGATGGGAAGTCAAATCTATTAGGTCAAAGAAAGTAAATATTAATGGCAGTTACATATCATTGTTTGCCAATGAAGCTTTTTTATTTAGTTCTACATTTGAACCATTACCTACTATTTCTACTCATGTGGTGTATGATCCAATGAGAAATAGAAAATTACTTTTACATAAAGAACAAATATATTTTTTGAGAGGTAAGGTAAATAGAGAGGGTTATACATTAATTGCTTTATCTTTATTTTGGAAAAAAAATTGGTGTAAATTAAAAATAGGTATAGGTAAAGGAATAAAAAAATTAGATAAACGCGAACGTGAAAAGAAAAATCAATGGCAATTAGATAAAAATAGAATATTAAAAAACACCAAAAATAAAATATTATTTTAG
- the lepB gene encoding signal peptidase I — MSDILAIMFFLATLITAIFWLINKHQYNKFNKKKDITFGDKINHHDFFKKNRYIEYIASFFPIFITIFVVRSFIYEPFQIPSGSMIPTLLIGDFVLVEKFSYGIKDPIFHYTLMNVGKPRRGDIVVFRHPYNKKINYIKRVIGLPGDRITYNTINKMFTIHQECNNTNNCKKEIFVSHKSYILENFKKYNTNDIRNRKDVTFYYSNNKDEKINPLLFHLFQEKIDKKVFDILLSNQIRDQLNEYYQQPGQKKGIWIVPKDQYFMIGDNRDNSLDSRYWGFVPDKNLIGKATIIWMSFDKEEHKWPVGIRLNRIGKIN, encoded by the coding sequence ATGTCTGATATTTTAGCTATAATGTTTTTTCTGGCTACATTAATAACAGCCATTTTTTGGCTTATAAATAAACATCAATATAATAAATTTAACAAAAAAAAAGATATTACATTCGGCGACAAGATAAATCATCATGATTTTTTTAAAAAAAATAGATATATTGAATATATAGCTTCATTTTTCCCAATATTCATCACTATATTTGTAGTTCGTTCTTTTATTTATGAACCATTCCAAATACCTTCTGGATCCATGATACCAACATTGTTGATAGGAGATTTTGTTTTAGTAGAAAAATTTTCTTATGGTATTAAAGATCCAATTTTCCATTATACTCTGATGAATGTCGGAAAACCAAGACGAGGAGATATAGTGGTATTTAGACATCCGTATAATAAAAAAATTAATTATATTAAAAGAGTTATTGGTTTACCTGGTGATCGAATTACTTACAATACGATAAATAAAATGTTTACAATTCATCAAGAATGTAATAATACAAACAATTGTAAAAAAGAAATATTTGTTTCTCATAAAAGCTATATATTAGAAAATTTTAAAAAGTATAATACCAATGATATAAGAAATAGAAAAGATGTAACTTTTTATTATAGTAATAATAAAGATGAAAAAATTAATCCTTTATTATTTCACTTATTTCAGGAGAAAATAGATAAAAAAGTATTTGATATTCTTTTATCTAATCAAATTAGAGATCAATTAAATGAATATTATCAACAACCTGGTCAAAAAAAAGGTATTTGGATTGTCCCAAAGGATCAGTATTTTATGATAGGAGATAATAGAGATAATAGTTTAGATAGTCGTTATTGGGGATTTGTTCCTGATAAAAACTTAATAGGTAAGGCGACTATAATATGGATGAGTTTTGATAAAGAAGAACATAAATGGCCAGTGGGTATTCGTTTAAATAGAATAGGTAAAATAAACTGA
- the lepA gene encoding translation elongation factor 4, with protein MKKIRNFSIIAHIDHGKSTLSDRFIQICKGLSKREMHNQVLDSMDLEKERGITIKAQSVTINYKNKYNELFQLNFIDTPGHVNFSYEVSRSLSACEGALLVIDASQGVEAQTVANCHTALEMNLKIIPVLNKIDLSTANPIRTLKEIEEIIGISTSNVMKCSAKTGDGVIDLLEKIIIDIPHPKGNETKPLQALIIDSWFDNYLGVVSLVCIKNGLLEKNSKIKVMDTDKSYKVEKLGIFTPKRKNKECLKCGEVGWVICGIKDIKSVPVGATLTSYHNPANKKLMGFKKITPQVYAGLFPISSEQYEIFRDALGKLHLNDASLFYEPENSTALGFGFRCGFLGMLHMEIILARLEREYNLDLIATMPTVIYQVETIENNILYLDAPSKLSSLGNIKTIREPIAECNMLLPPKYLGQVIKLCIEKRGIQSQLIYHAHQVILTYEIPMSEIVLNFFDQLKSVSSGYASLEYHFKKFKISSLVCIDILVNTEKVDALSFITHEDRAQYQAREIVKKMKTLIPRHQFDIPIQAAIGRHIIARETIKQLRKNVLAKCYGGDISRKKKLLQKQKIGKKRMKKIGNIEVPKNIFLSILNIDTNK; from the coding sequence ATAAAAAAAATAAGAAATTTTTCTATTATTGCGCATATTGATCACGGAAAATCAACTCTTTCTGATCGTTTTATTCAAATTTGTAAGGGTTTATCAAAAAGAGAAATGCATAACCAAGTCCTTGACTCCATGGATTTAGAAAAAGAAAGAGGCATTACTATTAAAGCACAAAGCGTAACTATTAATTATAAAAATAAATATAATGAACTTTTTCAATTAAATTTTATAGATACACCTGGTCATGTCAATTTTTCTTATGAAGTTTCACGTTCTTTATCTGCATGTGAAGGAGCTTTATTAGTTATTGACGCTTCGCAAGGAGTTGAGGCGCAAACTGTAGCTAATTGTCATACAGCATTAGAAATGAATTTAAAAATTATTCCAGTATTAAATAAAATAGATTTATCAACTGCTAATCCTATTCGGACATTAAAAGAAATAGAAGAAATCATAGGAATTTCAACATCCAATGTTATGAAATGTTCTGCTAAAACAGGAGATGGGGTAATAGATTTACTAGAAAAAATTATTATCGATATCCCTCATCCTAAAGGAAATGAAACAAAACCCTTACAAGCATTAATTATCGATTCATGGTTTGATAATTATTTAGGAGTTGTATCATTAGTATGTATTAAAAATGGATTACTTGAAAAAAATTCAAAAATAAAAGTCATGGATACTGATAAAAGTTATAAAGTAGAAAAATTAGGAATTTTTACGCCAAAAAGAAAAAATAAAGAGTGTTTGAAATGTGGAGAAGTAGGTTGGGTAATATGCGGTATAAAAGATATAAAAAGTGTACCGGTGGGGGCTACACTTACTTCATATCATAATCCAGCTAATAAAAAATTAATGGGATTTAAAAAGATCACACCACAAGTATATGCTGGACTGTTTCCTATAAGTTCTGAGCAGTATGAAATATTTCGAGATGCTTTAGGTAAGTTACATTTAAATGATGCTTCATTATTTTATGAACCAGAAAATTCTACTGCTCTTGGTTTTGGTTTTAGATGCGGTTTTTTAGGAATGTTACATATGGAAATAATTTTAGCAAGATTAGAAAGGGAATATAACCTAGATTTGATTGCAACTATGCCTACAGTGATATATCAAGTAGAAACAATTGAAAATAATATTCTTTATTTAGATGCTCCATCTAAATTATCTAGTTTAGGTAATATTAAAACAATCAGAGAACCAATTGCTGAATGTAACATGTTGTTACCTCCTAAATATTTAGGACAAGTAATAAAATTATGTATAGAAAAAAGAGGAATACAAAGTCAGCTTATCTATCATGCACATCAAGTAATTTTAACATATGAAATTCCAATGTCTGAAATTGTTCTTAATTTTTTTGATCAATTAAAATCCGTTTCCAGTGGATATGCTTCTTTAGAATATCATTTTAAAAAATTTAAGATTTCTAGTTTGGTATGTATAGATATATTAGTAAATACTGAAAAAGTAGATGCTTTATCATTTATTACACATGAAGATCGTGCACAATATCAAGCACGTGAAATTGTAAAAAAAATGAAAACATTGATTCCTAGACATCAATTTGATATTCCTATTCAAGCTGCTATTGGAAGACATATTATAGCTCGAGAAACAATTAAACAATTACGGAAAAATGTATTGGCAAAATGCTATGGTGGAGATATTAGTAGAAAAAAAAAGTTATTACAAAAACAAAAAATAGGAAAAAAGAGAATGAAAAAAATTGGGAATATAGAAGTTCCAAAAAATATATTTCTTTCTATTTTAAATATTGATACAAATAAATAA
- the tadA gene encoding tRNA adenosine(34) deaminase TadA, producing the protein MYTYKNHQYWMRYALKLAIIAGKKGEVPVGSILVFKKKIIAEGYNASICHNDPTAHAEILALRQGGKKLKNYRLLNTTLYVTLEPCIMCFGAIIQSRIGHLVFGAKEKTNKLSILKKYLKNNIINHKFNITESILLKECSDVLNKFFKKRRKS; encoded by the coding sequence ATGTATACATATAAGAATCACCAGTATTGGATGAGATATGCTTTAAAGTTAGCTATTATAGCTGGAAAAAAAGGAGAAGTACCGGTCGGATCTATATTAGTTTTTAAAAAAAAAATTATAGCAGAAGGTTACAATGCATCTATTTGTCATAATGATCCTACCGCTCATGCAGAAATATTAGCTTTGCGTCAAGGAGGGAAAAAATTAAAGAATTATCGATTATTAAATACAACTCTTTACGTCACATTAGAACCTTGTATAATGTGTTTTGGAGCAATAATACAAAGTCGTATTGGTCATTTAGTTTTTGGAGCAAAAGAAAAAACAAACAAATTATCCATATTAAAAAAATATTTAAAAAATAATATTATTAATCATAAATTTAATATTACTGAATCGATTTTACTAAAAGAATGCAGTGACGTACTTAACAAATTTTTTAAAAAAAGAAGAAAATCTTAA
- the hflD gene encoding high frequency lysogenization protein HflD codes for MPKNIYSITLSLAGLCQSAQLVYQLSQTGHCDNKAFKVCIESILNINPKTVLSVYGNEEKNLNIGFNTLFNILNITYKNSLSIYLIRYIFGMMILEKKLTKNVIALKKLSYCLQIIKKNTITNFEIHDSLINDLSRIYLEIISNLGSRIKIVGIESILNKIEIQNKLRSILLAGIRSVALWRQVGGSRLQVIFFRNCFNTEVQRILVKINKKK; via the coding sequence ATGCCTAAAAATATTTATTCTATTACGTTATCACTAGCTGGTTTATGCCAATCTGCTCAATTGGTATATCAGTTATCTCAAACAGGTCATTGTGATAATAAAGCTTTTAAAGTATGTATAGAAAGTATTTTAAATATTAATCCTAAAACAGTTTTATCGGTATATGGGAATGAAGAAAAAAACTTAAATATAGGTTTTAATACTTTATTCAATATTTTAAATATTACTTATAAGAATTCTTTATCTATTTATTTAATAAGATATATTTTTGGTATGATGATACTGGAAAAGAAATTAACAAAAAATGTGATTGCATTAAAGAAATTATCTTATTGTTTACAAATAATAAAAAAAAATACTATTACTAATTTTGAAATACATGATAGCTTAATTAATGATTTGTCTAGAATTTATTTAGAAATAATTAGTAATCTTGGTTCAAGAATTAAAATTGTGGGTATAGAATCAATATTAAATAAAATAGAAATTCAAAACAAATTAAGATCGATATTGCTAGCAGGAATTCGTTCAGTAGCACTATGGCGTCAAGTAGGTGGAAGTCGGTTACAAGTTATATTTTTTCGTAATTGTTTTAATACTGAAGTACAGCGTATACTGGTTAAGATAAATAAAAAAAAGTAA
- the rnc gene encoding ribonuclease III, translating to MNYILINRLQQILGYTFVQKELLTQALTHRSANSKHNERLEFLGDSILSFVIANALYHHFPNVNEGDMSRMRATLVRGHTLAEIASEFDLGDYLQLGQGELKSGGFRRESILANTVEALIGSIFLDSNINTVEDLILKWYAKRLKIISPGDTQKDPKTRLQEYLQAKHLPLPAYLVEKVYGEAHNQVFTIHCAISGITAYSVGIGASRRKAEQDAAQNALIKLGIE from the coding sequence ATGAATTATATCCTAATTAATAGGCTACAACAGATACTTGGCTATACTTTTGTGCAAAAAGAACTTTTAACTCAAGCTTTGACTCATCGAAGTGCTAACAGCAAACATAATGAACGTCTTGAATTTTTAGGTGATTCTATTTTAAGTTTTGTGATAGCTAACGCTTTATATCATCATTTTCCAAATGTAAATGAAGGTGATATGAGTAGAATGAGAGCAACTTTAGTGCGAGGTCATACTTTAGCTGAAATAGCAAGTGAATTTGATTTAGGAGACTATTTACAATTAGGACAAGGAGAACTTAAAAGTGGAGGATTTCGCCGTGAATCTATTTTAGCAAATACGGTAGAAGCTTTAATTGGTAGCATTTTTTTAGATAGTAATATTAATACAGTAGAAGACTTGATCTTAAAATGGTATGCGAAACGTTTAAAAATAATTAGCCCTGGAGATACACAAAAAGATCCTAAAACTAGATTACAGGAATATTTACAAGCTAAACATTTACCCTTACCGGCTTATTTAGTAGAAAAAGTATATGGTGAAGCTCATAATCAAGTATTTACCATTCATTGTGCAATTAGTGGTATTACTGCGTATTCTGTTGGTATAGGGGCTAGCCGTCGTAAAGCAGAACAAGATGCTGCTCAAAATGCATTAATAAAATTAGGAATAGAATGA
- the acpS gene encoding holo-ACP synthase yields the protein MTIIGIGIDIIKISRIRKIIDNLGSKLAKRILSKKEFYQYSIKKNRINFLAKRFSAKEAAAKALGIGIRNGIKFSDFEVYNDNYGSTKLVLLNQAKILAKIMGIKYIHINLTDEKKYAYAIVIFEK from the coding sequence ATGACTATTATTGGTATTGGGATAGATATCATAAAGATTTCTCGTATAAGAAAAATAATTGACAACTTAGGATCTAAGTTAGCAAAACGAATTTTATCAAAAAAAGAATTTTACCAATACTCAATAAAAAAAAATAGAATTAATTTTTTAGCAAAACGGTTTTCAGCTAAAGAAGCAGCAGCAAAAGCATTAGGTATTGGAATAAGAAATGGCATAAAATTTAGTGATTTTGAAGTTTATAATGATAATTATGGTAGCACTAAATTAGTGTTATTAAATCAAGCAAAAATATTAGCAAAAATAATGGGAATAAAATATATTCATATTAATTTAACTGATGAAAAAAAATATGCGTATGCAATTGTGATTTTTGAAAAATAA
- the era gene encoding GTPase Era, producing MKYNQYYSGIISLIGQSNTGKSSILNRLMEEKISITSHTLHTTQKNIFGIQTKGNYQCIYIDTPGIQKIKKNNNIIDKKIDGTILNSNIILFVIEHIKWNINDELILNKIKKNNIPKILLINKIDLIKNKKLFLPHIDFLQKKLYFEEIIFVSAKTRENIKKLSEIIKNYLPVSRHIFLKKEKTNYSKKFIISEIIREKIIRNLSQELPYIIKVKIQDWIKKTEKIVIHALIFVKHASQKKILIGKNGMNIKKFSILARKEIEKKFNIKIFLYLWIKIGYNS from the coding sequence ATGAAATACAATCAATATTATTCTGGAATAATTTCTCTTATAGGCCAATCTAATACAGGGAAATCTAGTATATTAAATAGATTAATGGAAGAAAAAATATCTATCACCTCTCATACGTTACATACTACTCAAAAAAATATTTTTGGTATACAAACTAAAGGTAATTATCAGTGCATTTATATCGATACGCCTGGTATTCAAAAAATAAAAAAAAATAATAATATAATAGATAAAAAAATAGATGGAACGATACTTAATTCAAACATTATTTTATTCGTTATAGAACATATCAAATGGAATATAAATGATGAATTAATATTAAATAAAATAAAAAAAAATAATATTCCTAAAATACTTTTAATAAATAAAATAGATCTTATTAAAAATAAAAAACTATTCTTACCTCATATCGATTTTTTACAAAAAAAACTATATTTTGAGGAAATTATTTTTGTTTCAGCAAAAACTAGAGAAAATATAAAAAAATTATCCGAAATAATAAAAAATTATTTACCAGTTTCTAGACATATTTTCTTAAAAAAAGAGAAAACAAACTATTCAAAAAAATTTATTATCTCAGAAATAATACGTGAAAAAATCATACGTAATTTAAGTCAAGAATTACCATATATAATTAAAGTTAAAATTCAAGATTGGATAAAAAAAACAGAGAAAATAGTAATTCATGCTCTTATTTTTGTGAAACATGCTAGCCAAAAAAAAATACTAATAGGAAAAAATGGTATGAATATAAAAAAATTTAGCATATTAGCAAGAAAAGAAATAGAAAAAAAATTTAACATTAAAATATTTTTATATTTATGGATTAAAATAGGATATAATAGCTAA